A region of Bradyrhizobium sp. SZCCHNS1050 DNA encodes the following proteins:
- a CDS encoding acetyl-CoA carboxylase biotin carboxylase subunit translates to MQRRPFHKVLIANRGEIGLRIMRTARRLGYGVVAVYSDADFEAPHVRLADQAVRIGAPPPAQSYLNIAAIIAAAKATGADAVHPGYGFLAENEDFAQACKEAGLVFIGPSPEAIKAMGNKAGAKVIMSCAGVPCVPGYQGEDQGDDAMLREARRIGFPVMIKAVAGGGGRGMRLVADAGAFPDLLRSARSEAAAAFGDGTVILEKAIANPRHIEIQVFGDRHGNAIHLGERDCSVQRRHQKLIEEAPSPAVGPELRARMGAVAVQAVKALGYEGAGTLEFLLDGDGQFYFMEMNTRLQVEHPVTEALTGLDLVEWQLRIAAGEPLPLRQEQVSFSGHAIEVRLCSEDAAHDFMPQSGRMTLWQMPGTIRVEHALESGADIPPHYDSMIAKLISHAATREEARARLIAGLEQAVALGVPTNRAFLMSCLRHPAFSAGKATTAFIAAHRDELRAPAVEAADLALGALLLSVSHPLAHPVRRGRSLAAAFATPLRFEIAGEVAECELLRERDGIYRVTRGDAEHRFEIVSLTDDAIRVRHAGIVESARFVRDNDRLFVQHRDQTLALRDVTLARPQSSAAGGGDGRVRAALNGRVVAVLVKPGDSVAVGQPVVTLEAMKMEHVHTAGIAGTVTAIEVAEGDQVTTGRIVAEIAA, encoded by the coding sequence ATGCAACGCAGGCCGTTCCACAAGGTGCTGATCGCCAACCGCGGTGAGATCGGCTTGCGGATCATGCGCACCGCGCGCCGGCTCGGCTACGGCGTGGTCGCAGTCTATTCCGATGCAGATTTTGAGGCGCCGCATGTCCGGCTCGCCGATCAGGCGGTCCGCATCGGCGCGCCGCCGCCGGCACAGTCCTATCTCAACATCGCAGCGATCATCGCCGCGGCAAAGGCGACGGGCGCGGATGCCGTGCATCCCGGTTATGGCTTCCTCGCCGAGAACGAGGATTTTGCGCAAGCGTGCAAGGAGGCCGGTCTGGTGTTCATCGGGCCATCGCCCGAGGCGATCAAGGCGATGGGCAACAAGGCCGGCGCCAAGGTGATCATGAGTTGCGCCGGTGTGCCCTGCGTACCCGGCTATCAGGGGGAGGACCAGGGCGACGACGCAATGCTGCGCGAGGCGCGCCGCATTGGTTTCCCGGTAATGATCAAGGCCGTCGCCGGTGGCGGCGGCCGCGGCATGCGGCTCGTGGCAGACGCCGGCGCGTTCCCCGATTTGCTGCGCAGTGCGCGCTCCGAAGCGGCCGCCGCGTTTGGTGACGGCACCGTCATCCTGGAGAAGGCGATCGCCAATCCGCGCCACATCGAGATCCAGGTGTTCGGCGATCGGCACGGCAATGCCATCCATCTCGGCGAGCGCGACTGTTCGGTGCAGCGCCGGCACCAGAAGCTGATCGAGGAGGCGCCGTCGCCCGCGGTCGGGCCGGAGCTGCGCGCGCGCATGGGCGCCGTGGCGGTGCAGGCGGTGAAGGCGCTCGGCTATGAGGGCGCGGGCACCCTGGAATTCCTGCTCGACGGCGACGGCCAATTCTACTTCATGGAGATGAACACGCGGCTGCAGGTCGAGCATCCCGTGACAGAGGCACTGACGGGACTCGATCTCGTCGAATGGCAATTGCGCATCGCCGCCGGCGAGCCCCTGCCGTTGCGCCAGGAGCAGGTCAGCTTCTCGGGGCACGCGATCGAGGTGCGACTGTGCTCCGAGGATGCGGCGCACGACTTCATGCCGCAGTCCGGGCGGATGACGCTGTGGCAGATGCCCGGGACGATCCGGGTCGAGCATGCGCTGGAGTCCGGCGCCGACATCCCGCCCCATTACGATTCGATGATCGCCAAGCTGATCAGCCATGCTGCGACTCGTGAGGAGGCGCGCGCAAGACTGATCGCCGGATTGGAGCAGGCCGTTGCCTTGGGCGTCCCGACCAACCGGGCCTTCCTCATGTCCTGCCTGCGGCATCCGGCCTTCTCCGCGGGCAAGGCGACCACCGCATTCATCGCGGCGCATCGTGACGAGCTGCGTGCGCCGGCGGTCGAAGCGGCAGACCTCGCGCTGGGTGCGTTGCTGCTCTCCGTCAGCCATCCGCTCGCGCATCCCGTCCGCCGCGGCCGCTCGCTCGCGGCAGCCTTCGCGACGCCGCTCCGGTTCGAGATCGCCGGTGAGGTGGCCGAGTGCGAGCTGCTGCGCGAGCGTGACGGAATCTATCGCGTGACGCGTGGCGATGCAGAGCATCGCTTCGAGATCGTGTCGCTCACGGATGATGCGATCCGCGTTCGTCACGCCGGGATCGTCGAGAGCGCCCGCTTCGTCCGCGACAACGATCGGCTGTTCGTCCAGCATCGCGACCAGACGCTGGCGCTGCGCGACGTGACGTTGGCGAGGCCGCAATCCTCAGCCGCTGGCGGCGGTGATGGCAGGGTTCGCGCGGCGTTGAATGGTCGTGTGGTCGCGGTGCTGGTGAAGCCGGGCGACAGCGTGGCTGTGGGACAGCCGGTGGTGACGCTCGAGGCGATGAAGATGGAGCACGTCCACACCGCCGGCATCGCCGGAACGGTGACCGCGATCGAGGTCGCCGAGGGCGACCAGGTGACGACGGGGCGGATCGTGGCGGAGATTGCGGCCTGA
- a CDS encoding response regulator, translating to MRDSEKTHLLIVEDDPMIGFDLAVELEAAGFTVVGVAATVHKALHLLERNHCDLAVLDVNLGQETSAPIARALVAAGVPFVAVTGYSVDQCPEEFATAPLLSKPFQTSRLVAALKRQLHQ from the coding sequence ATGCGCGACAGTGAGAAGACTCATCTCCTGATCGTCGAGGACGATCCCATGATCGGCTTCGACCTCGCGGTCGAGCTCGAAGCCGCCGGATTCACGGTCGTCGGCGTGGCGGCGACCGTGCACAAAGCCCTCCATCTGCTGGAGCGGAATCACTGCGATCTCGCCGTGCTCGACGTCAATCTCGGGCAGGAAACATCGGCGCCGATCGCGCGCGCTTTGGTCGCGGCCGGCGTGCCCTTCGTCGCCGTCACCGGCTATTCCGTCGATCAATGCCCGGAAGAATTCGCCACGGCACCGCTGCTGTCGAAGCCGTTCCAGACGTCGCGGCTGGTAGCCGCACTGAAGCGGCAATTGCATCAGTGA
- a CDS encoding ABC transporter substrate-binding protein encodes MKSGLLAFAAVGALLAAAPASAQVKIGILNDQSGVYADYGGKYSVEAAKMAIEDFGGEVLGQKVELVTADHQNKPDLASSIARRWYDTEGVDMITELTTSSVALAIQDLSKEKKKIDIVVGAATSRISGDACTPYGFHWAYDTRALAVGTGGALVESGGDTWFFMTADYAFGYALEKDTSDIVTSKGGKVLGSVRIPLNSSDFSSFLLQAQSSKAKIIGLANAGLDTTNSIKQAAEFGIVKGGQKLAGLLMTLSEVHGLGLEAAQGLILTEGFYWDRDDKSRAFSERFMKRTGRMPSMIHAGTYSATLSYLKAVKAAGTKDSDAVAAKLKELPVDDAFAQGKVLANGRMVHDMYLFEVKKPSESKKPWDYYKQLATVPGDKAFFTAKESGCPLTK; translated from the coding sequence ATGAAATCGGGTTTGCTGGCTTTTGCGGCCGTCGGTGCGCTGCTGGCGGCGGCGCCGGCGTCGGCGCAGGTCAAGATCGGCATCCTCAACGACCAGTCCGGCGTCTATGCCGACTACGGCGGCAAATATTCCGTCGAAGCGGCCAAGATGGCGATCGAGGATTTCGGCGGCGAGGTGCTGGGGCAGAAGGTCGAGCTGGTCACCGCCGACCATCAGAACAAGCCCGATCTCGCCTCGTCGATCGCGCGGCGCTGGTACGACACCGAGGGTGTCGACATGATCACCGAGCTGACGACCTCCTCGGTCGCGCTGGCGATCCAGGATCTGTCGAAGGAGAAGAAGAAGATCGACATCGTCGTCGGTGCCGCGACCTCGCGCATATCGGGCGATGCCTGCACGCCCTACGGCTTCCACTGGGCCTATGACACCCGCGCGCTCGCGGTTGGCACCGGCGGCGCGCTGGTCGAATCCGGCGGCGATACCTGGTTCTTCATGACCGCCGACTACGCCTTCGGCTATGCGCTGGAGAAGGACACCAGCGACATCGTGACGTCGAAGGGCGGCAAGGTGCTGGGCTCGGTGCGCATCCCGCTCAACTCGTCGGACTTCTCCTCCTTCCTGCTGCAGGCGCAGAGCTCGAAGGCCAAGATCATCGGGCTTGCCAATGCCGGCCTCGACACCACCAACTCGATCAAGCAGGCGGCCGAGTTCGGCATCGTCAAGGGCGGGCAGAAGCTCGCCGGCCTGCTGATGACCCTGTCCGAGGTGCATGGTCTCGGGCTGGAGGCGGCGCAGGGCCTGATCCTCACCGAAGGCTTCTACTGGGATCGCGACGACAAGTCCCGCGCCTTCAGCGAGCGCTTCATGAAGCGCACCGGCCGGATGCCGAGCATGATCCACGCCGGCACCTATTCCGCGACATTGTCCTATCTGAAGGCGGTGAAGGCCGCCGGAACCAAGGACTCCGACGCGGTGGCGGCCAAGCTGAAGGAGCTGCCGGTCGACGACGCCTTCGCGCAGGGCAAGGTGCTCGCCAACGGTCGCATGGTCCACGACATGTACCTGTTCGAGGTCAAAAAGCCGTCGGAATCGAAGAAGCCGTGGGACTACTACAAGCAGCTCGCCACGGTGCCCGGCGACAAGGCGTTCTTCACCGCCAAGGAGAGCGGCTGTCCGCTGACGAAGTGA
- a CDS encoding MAPEG family protein yields the protein MYHFTALVTVLALMLYFYMGVRVAQARARFGVKAPAVTGNLDFERTYRVQVNTLEWMPIFLPALWLFAIYISDPIAALIGLVWIAGRAMYMVSYAKAAEKRGPGFGVQALAASVLLAGALIAILWRMLHG from the coding sequence ATGTATCACTTCACCGCACTCGTCACCGTGCTCGCGCTCATGCTGTATTTCTACATGGGGGTCCGCGTCGCGCAAGCGCGCGCCAGGTTCGGCGTCAAGGCGCCGGCCGTCACCGGCAATCTCGATTTCGAGCGCACCTATCGCGTGCAAGTGAACACGCTTGAATGGATGCCGATCTTCCTGCCGGCGCTGTGGCTGTTCGCGATCTATATCAGCGACCCGATCGCGGCCCTGATCGGCCTCGTCTGGATCGCGGGTCGCGCGATGTACATGGTGTCCTATGCGAAGGCCGCGGAGAAGCGCGGCCCCGGTTTCGGCGTGCAGGCGCTCGCCGCATCCGTACTCCTCGCCGGCGCGCTGATCGCCATCCTGTGGCGGATGCTGCACGGCTGA
- a CDS encoding cytochrome c yields the protein MRRASVPSLLLLVLLSAPAAAEDLDHGRQLAERWCAACHAVATEPTKFRRARPFVAIAARDDVTKEMLAKFLLLPHATMANNPLSANDAADLAGYILSLRK from the coding sequence GTGCGACGTGCCTCCGTACCATCGCTGCTGCTGCTGGTCCTGCTGTCCGCCCCGGCGGCCGCCGAGGATCTCGATCACGGCCGCCAGCTCGCCGAGCGCTGGTGCGCCGCCTGCCACGCCGTGGCCACAGAGCCGACCAAGTTCCGGCGCGCCCGGCCGTTCGTCGCCATCGCGGCCAGGGATGACGTGACGAAGGAGATGCTGGCCAAGTTCCTCCTGCTTCCCCACGCGACGATGGCCAACAATCCGCTCAGTGCGAATGATGCGGCCGACCTGGCAGGCTACATCCTCAGCCTGAGGAAGTAG
- a CDS encoding acyl-CoA carboxylase subunit beta, translating into MAVIDNTISPAGAAFQANRDGMLDLIARMRDLEARTRNASAAAKERFHQRGQLLPRERVALVLDPGAPFLELSTLAGYMFDTPDPAKSVPGGGVVAGIGFVSGVRCMVSANDAGIDAGALQPYGLDKTLRVQELALENKLPYVQLVESAGANLLRYRVEDFVRGGNIFRNLARLSAAGLPVVTVTHGSSTAGGAYQTGLSDYIVMVRGRTRAFLAGPPLLRAATGEIATEEELGGAEMHTSISGLGDYLAEDDRDALRIAREIMGKLNWDRPSQESSPVQPPRYDQEELLGIMPLDHKRPVDMRQVIARIVDDSDFVEMAPNYGPATVCGHARIEGQAIGIVTNNGPLDPAGANKATHFIQACCQTRTPILYLNNTTGYMVGRAYEEAGMIKHGSKMIQAVTSATVPQITIYCGASFGAGNYGMCGRGFHPRFCFSWPNAKTAVMGGEQAAETMAIVTEAAAARRGKPVEREKLDAMKAQIIGVFDSQMDVFATSARVLDDGVIDPRDTRAVLSEVLAICREAEARQPQRMQFSVSRP; encoded by the coding sequence GTGGCAGTGATCGACAACACCATCTCTCCCGCCGGCGCGGCCTTCCAAGCCAACCGTGACGGCATGCTCGACCTGATCGCGCGGATGCGCGATCTCGAGGCGCGCACGCGCAATGCCTCGGCGGCGGCAAAGGAGCGCTTCCATCAGCGCGGCCAGTTGTTGCCGCGCGAGCGCGTCGCCTTGGTGCTCGATCCCGGCGCGCCGTTCCTGGAGCTATCGACGCTTGCCGGCTACATGTTCGATACGCCGGACCCGGCCAAGAGTGTGCCGGGCGGCGGCGTCGTCGCCGGCATCGGCTTCGTGTCCGGCGTGCGCTGCATGGTCTCGGCGAACGACGCCGGCATCGATGCTGGCGCGCTGCAGCCTTACGGCCTCGACAAGACCCTGCGCGTGCAGGAGCTGGCGCTGGAGAACAAGCTGCCCTACGTGCAACTGGTCGAGAGTGCCGGTGCCAACCTGCTGCGCTACCGCGTCGAGGATTTCGTCCGCGGCGGCAACATCTTTCGCAATCTGGCGCGGCTCTCGGCGGCGGGCCTTCCGGTCGTCACCGTGACGCATGGTTCGTCGACCGCGGGCGGCGCCTATCAGACCGGATTGTCCGACTACATCGTGATGGTGCGCGGACGCACCCGTGCCTTCCTCGCCGGGCCGCCGCTGTTGAGGGCCGCGACCGGCGAGATCGCCACCGAGGAGGAGCTCGGCGGCGCCGAGATGCACACCTCGATCTCCGGGCTCGGCGACTATCTCGCCGAGGACGATCGCGACGCGCTGCGCATCGCGCGCGAAATCATGGGCAAGCTCAACTGGGACCGGCCATCGCAGGAGTCGTCGCCGGTACAGCCGCCGCGCTACGATCAGGAGGAGCTGCTCGGCATCATGCCGCTCGACCACAAGCGCCCCGTCGACATGCGCCAGGTCATTGCGCGCATCGTCGACGACAGTGACTTCGTCGAGATGGCGCCGAACTACGGGCCTGCGACGGTGTGCGGCCATGCCCGCATCGAGGGCCAGGCGATCGGCATCGTCACCAACAATGGCCCGCTCGATCCGGCGGGCGCCAACAAGGCGACGCACTTCATCCAGGCCTGCTGCCAGACGCGCACACCGATCCTGTATCTCAACAACACCACCGGCTACATGGTCGGCCGCGCCTATGAGGAGGCCGGCATGATCAAACACGGCTCCAAGATGATCCAGGCGGTGACGTCGGCGACCGTGCCGCAGATCACGATCTATTGCGGGGCCTCGTTCGGGGCGGGCAATTACGGCATGTGCGGCCGCGGCTTCCACCCGCGCTTCTGCTTCTCCTGGCCCAACGCCAAGACCGCCGTGATGGGTGGTGAGCAGGCGGCGGAGACGATGGCGATCGTGACCGAAGCGGCCGCAGCGCGCCGCGGCAAGCCGGTGGAACGCGAGAAGCTCGACGCCATGAAGGCGCAGATCATCGGCGTGTTCGACAGCCAGATGGACGTGTTTGCGACTTCGGCGCGCGTGCTCGACGACGGCGTGATCGATCCGCGCGACACCCGCGCGGTGCTGTCGGAGGTGCTGGCGATCTGCCGCGAGGCGGAGGCGCGGCAGCCGCAGCGCATGCAGTTCTCGGTGTCCAGGCCATGA
- a CDS encoding CBS domain-containing protein, which translates to MRAHQIMTRSVIAVTPGTPVAEAARIMLRNHIGGLPVVDASGTLVGMVTDGDFLRRAELGTERRQGRWLDLLVGRGRIGADFVHSHGRTVGDIMSQPPVTVSVDASLAEIAEIMEKRNIKRLPVMSGDRLAGVVTHTDFLQTVADLATAVPGPTPDDDGIRNAILDSLDQAACKHCRFNVVVRNGIAHLTGAVRSEKERATAIVAAKSVQGVRNVRDHMWVYPPPEDEFGGGDIVSLQDQPSTDDDQPL; encoded by the coding sequence ATGCGCGCTCATCAAATCATGACCAGATCCGTGATCGCGGTGACGCCCGGAACCCCGGTGGCCGAGGCAGCGCGGATCATGCTGCGCAACCACATCGGCGGGCTGCCTGTGGTCGACGCGTCCGGCACGCTCGTCGGCATGGTCACGGACGGTGATTTCCTGCGCCGCGCCGAGCTCGGCACCGAACGCAGGCAAGGCCGCTGGCTCGACCTCTTGGTCGGCCGCGGCCGCATCGGCGCCGACTTCGTCCATTCCCACGGCCGTACGGTTGGCGACATCATGAGCCAGCCTCCTGTCACGGTCAGCGTCGATGCCAGCCTGGCGGAGATCGCCGAGATCATGGAGAAGCGCAACATCAAGCGTCTCCCTGTGATGAGTGGCGACCGGTTGGCCGGCGTGGTGACCCATACGGATTTCCTGCAAACCGTGGCCGACCTCGCCACTGCCGTTCCAGGCCCCACCCCTGACGATGACGGGATCCGCAACGCCATCCTCGATTCACTCGACCAGGCCGCCTGCAAGCATTGCCGCTTCAACGTCGTCGTCCGCAACGGTATCGCGCATCTCACGGGCGCGGTGCGCAGCGAGAAGGAGCGGGCCACGGCGATCGTGGCGGCCAAGAGCGTCCAGGGCGTCAGGAACGTGCGCGACCACATGTGGGTCTATCCGCCGCCAGAGGACGAGTTCGGCGGCGGTGACATCGTCTCGCTGCAGGACCAGCCGTCGACCGACGACGACCAGCCGCTGTGA
- a CDS encoding PAS domain S-box protein: MHGMPGASPAPRVTDDDTAYLAAIVESSADAIVGTTADGVIRSWNAASERMLGFTAAEMIGRSVSEIIPPELAEEASALRARVNAGEAIESFETVRLTKQGRPIEVSITFSPIRSSTGVIVGISKVIRDVTLSKKTERAAAMLAAIVASSSDGVVSKTLDGTITSWNKSAERIFGFSEGEMINRSIRTIIPQERQAEEDRILATVLSGAIIDNFETIRLRKDGALIDVSVTVSPVRDSSGRIIGASKIVRDITDKRQTREQLRTLLAEVNHRSKNLLSLVQAIARQMTRHGRQLDLNRFLERLQAIASNQDLLIQNDWRFIPLGGLVRSQLGAFSDLIGDRIAIDGPPIELTPEAAQSIGMAVHELATNAAKYGALSNDEGRIAVRWTRIDDSFDMTWVESGGPEVAPPEHTGFGSRVISDLVRAGLDGTVEVEFLPTGLRWHLRCPLQRLCRDRHHARQ; the protein is encoded by the coding sequence GTGCACGGAATGCCCGGCGCCTCCCCCGCCCCACGCGTAACCGACGACGATACGGCCTATCTGGCGGCGATCGTGGAGTCCTCGGCCGACGCCATTGTCGGCACCACCGCCGACGGCGTCATCCGCAGTTGGAACGCGGCCAGCGAACGGATGCTGGGGTTCACCGCGGCTGAAATGATCGGCAGATCCGTCTCCGAGATCATCCCCCCCGAGCTGGCGGAAGAAGCGAGCGCCTTGCGCGCCAGGGTCAACGCGGGCGAAGCGATCGAGAGCTTCGAGACCGTCCGGCTGACCAAGCAGGGACGCCCGATCGAGGTCTCCATCACGTTTTCGCCGATCCGCAGCAGCACCGGCGTGATTGTCGGCATCTCCAAAGTCATCCGCGATGTCACGCTGTCGAAGAAGACCGAGCGTGCGGCGGCGATGCTCGCGGCCATCGTCGCCTCGTCCTCGGACGGCGTCGTCAGCAAGACGCTGGACGGCACGATCACCAGCTGGAACAAGAGCGCCGAACGCATCTTCGGCTTCTCGGAAGGCGAGATGATCAACCGCTCGATCCGCACGATCATCCCGCAGGAGCGCCAGGCCGAGGAGGACCGGATCCTCGCCACCGTCCTATCCGGCGCGATCATCGACAATTTCGAGACCATCCGCCTGCGCAAGGATGGGGCGCTCATCGACGTGTCGGTGACGGTCTCGCCGGTCCGGGACTCCAGCGGCCGCATCATCGGCGCCTCCAAGATCGTGCGTGACATCACCGACAAGCGCCAGACAAGGGAGCAGTTGCGCACCTTGCTGGCCGAGGTGAACCACCGCAGCAAGAACCTGCTGTCGCTGGTGCAGGCGATCGCCCGGCAGATGACCCGTCACGGCCGCCAGCTCGACCTCAACCGCTTTCTGGAGCGCCTGCAGGCGATCGCGAGCAATCAGGATCTCCTGATCCAGAACGATTGGCGTTTCATTCCACTCGGCGGCCTGGTCCGCTCGCAGCTCGGGGCGTTCAGCGACTTGATCGGCGACCGCATCGCGATCGACGGGCCGCCGATCGAGCTGACGCCGGAGGCCGCGCAGTCGATCGGCATGGCAGTCCACGAGCTCGCCACCAACGCCGCCAAATATGGCGCACTGTCGAACGACGAGGGACGGATCGCGGTCCGCTGGACGCGCATCGACGACAGCTTCGACATGACGTGGGTCGAAAGCGGCGGACCTGAGGTCGCGCCGCCGGAGCACACCGGCTTCGGAAGCCGGGTGATTTCCGATCTGGTACGCGCCGGCCTGGATGGAACGGTCGAGGTCGAGTTCCTGCCGACCGGACTACGCTGGCACCTGAGGTGCCCCCTGCAACGCCTCTGCCGCGACCGTCATCATGCGCGACAGTGA
- a CDS encoding AMP-binding protein — protein MYTGKHARLRPLQPAFIMASTGEAVTYRELEARSNRLAHLFRQRGLKRLDHYSIFMENNSRYLEACGAGERSGLYFTCVNSYLTPGELAYILNNSRSRLLITSLAKLDVAREALKEAPDIELCIVADGRRDELGESERIVGLAEATAGLPATPIADECVGTAMLYSSGTTGRPKGILRPLPEQPPVQQLPIFDFLERLWRYREGMIYLSPAPLYHSAPQAAVNLTIRVGGTAIIMETFDPERYLQLVEQWGITHTQLVPTMFSRMLKLPEEIRTRYDLSSLEVAIHAAAPCPAQVKEDMIRWWGPIIHEYYGATEGLGFTACDSAEWLAHRGTVGKVLFGDLHILDETMQPCPTGTAGTVWFKTGSPFEYFNDPERTKEARSADGSMSTVGDVGYVDADGYLYLTDRATFMIISGGVNIYPQECENLLITHPKVADAAVFGVPNPDLGEEVKAVVQPMSGIMPGPELEEELIAFCRQSLSRQKVPRSIDFEKELPRLPTGKLYKRLLRDRYWGNKTSRIV, from the coding sequence ATGTACACCGGCAAGCACGCCCGGCTGCGCCCATTGCAGCCTGCCTTCATCATGGCCTCGACCGGCGAGGCGGTGACCTATCGCGAGTTGGAGGCGCGCAGCAACCGGCTGGCGCATCTGTTCCGCCAACGCGGCCTGAAGCGGCTCGACCACTATTCGATCTTCATGGAGAACAACAGCCGCTATCTGGAGGCGTGCGGCGCCGGCGAGCGCTCCGGGCTGTATTTCACCTGCGTGAACTCCTACCTTACGCCCGGCGAGCTGGCCTACATCCTCAATAACAGCCGGTCGCGGCTTCTGATCACCTCCCTCGCCAAGCTCGACGTCGCGCGCGAGGCGCTGAAGGAGGCGCCCGACATCGAGCTCTGCATCGTCGCCGATGGCCGACGGGACGAACTTGGCGAGAGCGAGCGGATCGTCGGCCTCGCCGAGGCCACGGCCGGCCTGCCGGCGACGCCGATCGCCGACGAATGCGTCGGCACCGCGATGCTGTACTCCTCCGGCACCACGGGCCGGCCGAAGGGCATCCTGCGGCCGCTGCCCGAGCAGCCGCCGGTTCAGCAGCTTCCGATCTTCGACTTCTTGGAAAGACTGTGGCGCTACCGCGAAGGCATGATCTACCTGTCGCCGGCGCCGCTCTATCACTCCGCGCCGCAGGCCGCGGTCAACCTCACCATCCGCGTCGGCGGCACCGCCATCATCATGGAGACGTTCGACCCCGAGCGCTACCTGCAACTGGTCGAGCAATGGGGCATCACGCATACGCAATTGGTGCCGACGATGTTCTCGCGCATGTTGAAACTGCCGGAAGAGATCCGCACGCGCTATGATCTCTCCTCGCTCGAGGTCGCGATCCATGCCGCCGCGCCCTGCCCGGCACAGGTCAAGGAGGACATGATCAGATGGTGGGGGCCGATCATCCACGAATATTACGGCGCCACCGAAGGCCTCGGCTTCACCGCCTGCGACAGCGCGGAATGGCTCGCGCATCGCGGCACCGTCGGCAAGGTGCTGTTCGGCGACCTGCACATTCTCGATGAGACCATGCAGCCGTGCCCGACAGGAACGGCCGGCACGGTGTGGTTCAAGACGGGATCGCCGTTCGAGTACTTCAACGACCCCGAGCGCACCAAGGAGGCCCGTTCGGCCGACGGCAGCATGAGCACCGTGGGCGACGTCGGCTATGTCGATGCCGACGGCTATCTCTATCTCACCGACCGCGCCACCTTCATGATCATCTCCGGCGGCGTGAACATCTACCCGCAGGAATGCGAGAACCTGCTGATCACGCATCCGAAGGTCGCCGATGCCGCCGTGTTCGGCGTGCCCAACCCCGATCTCGGCGAGGAGGTGAAGGCGGTGGTCCAGCCGATGTCGGGCATCATGCCTGGGCCCGAGCTGGAAGAGGAGCTGATCGCGTTCTGCCGGCAGTCGCTGTCGCGGCAGAAGGTGCCGCGCTCGATCGATTTCGAGAAGGAGCTGCCGCGGCTGCCGACCGGCAAGCTCTACAAGCGCCTGCTGCGCGACCGCTATTGGGGCAACAAGACGTCAAGGATCGTATAG